From Pungitius pungitius chromosome 9, fPunPun2.1, whole genome shotgun sequence, one genomic window encodes:
- the scoca gene encoding short coiled-coil protein A: MNCDIDGDMENQVEMEEKTRLINQVLELQHTLEDLSARVDAVKEENLKLKSENQVLGQYIENLMSASSVFQTTDTKGKRK; the protein is encoded by the exons ATGAACTGCGACATAGATG GAGACATGGAGAACcaggtggagatggaggagaagacgAGGTTAATAAATCAAGTGTTGGAACTTCAGCACACGCTAGAAG ACCTGTCAGCGCGGGTCGACGCAGTCAAGGAGGAGAACCTGAAGTTAAAATCTGAGAACCAAGTCCTCGGGCAGTACATTGAGAACCTCATGTCTGCCTCCAGCGTGTTTCAGACCACCGACACTAAGGGCA